The sequence CAAAGCTTTGCCCAGCCTCATAAAACACACCGATGGggtccaaagtacaacatgtaTGTTACACTAATGTGTTTCTTATGTTGTGCAGTCTTTGACTACTGTTGGTCAAGTCAGAAATAATTTCCATCGAAGCTCCCTGTTATGGGTTATGTCCCTTTTCCCCCCTCCTCATCTGACAGCCATTCTCTTCTCTCATATTTTGTCTCAATATTTTCCCTATAGCCAAACAGGAAATGGTGCTCCTgaatagaaagagagagggggagtGTCAAGGCTTTATTAACAACAACGATGACAAAGTCGGCCAGTGGCTTTCTCCAATCCTAGCTAGCGTTAGCTCTGTTTTCCCCCCAGCGTGCTCAGGGGAAGGGACAAAGACGATTCCTTCATGAGACAGCCCGGAGAAAAGAGAGCTCTTCTCACATCACTCAGGGGCTTTGGCCAAAATCCATAATGAGCCAACTGACAGGAATGATTATGTCGGAGATCACAGTAACGCATGGGGAAATATGACCTGGGTTCCCCATTCAGCGGGGCAAAGATTCCCACCATAATACACAGTATTGTAAACGGTGACCCTTCATAGGCCGCAATTATGCCACCAAAACAGGTGACTCCCTATTTATCCCCAATGTTGGGTTGGGTTTAACCCCTTTGTGTCTTCAAAGCCTGTCAGATGGACACACTAGCCAGTGGCCTCTCGCTCTCAGTAGCCATCcatccctccccctctctctattCTTAGTCATAAATGCCCATTCATATCCTCTCACTACCCCGGGATCCTGTTTCATTTATTCATAAAAACACTGGACCAAGAGCGGTGGATACATCCTCATCACCTTATGTCACCTGCTACACAAGGCTAATGTTTGATCCCTTACGATGAATGAGTTCAACTATTTTCCGCTCAGTGGgacttattatattattttattgtaaACTAAGAGAATGATTGTATGAGGAGGTTGGTAAGCAAGAGGATACGCTCTGAATGTGTTTCTGGTGGGAAGCATGAACTAGCCAGTGTCTGTCATCAGCCTGTTAGCTAGCAGCGCTCATATTCCTCTTTGTGCGTTTTCTCCTTACAGATCCTGCTCTGCCTTCCAGAGGACCCTGCCGGGGGCCTCGCCGGGATCAGACTGCGGCACCGCCAACAGGGCCCGCTCCTCTCTCCCTTACCCAATCAAACAAGAGAACTCAATGGGCTACAAGATCTCCAACACCGGGGTCCACAGCTCGTCTCAGGCCGGGTTTCAGAACTGTAGCGGAGGCCAAGTCTTGGGGATGACGAGGGACGAGCTAGTTGGAGCGCCACATGTTAACACCAGCGCTAGTGGCGTGTGCACAGTAGGTAGTGCTGTGTCCGAGAACGCAGTGCATCCGTTTAATAATGAAGATGGCTCCTCCCCGTTGGCTTTGTCCCCGTCTGCCTCCCGTCATTCAGCGCGGCTGCTCAGTGCTAGCAGTCTGAGGAGACGTTGCCTGTCTCTCGCCTCACAGTCCtctgccgccgccgccgccgctaGCGTCGCTGCCTCATCGTCCCCATCGACTCCCGAGGAGATCAATATCACCGCCATCATCTGCTCCTCCTCCCAGATGTCGATGGTGGCTCGCGTCAACGGTTTCCGCTCAAACCTCTCGCCCAGCAGTGCcggcttctcctcctcctcttcctcctcctcctcctcctcctctacaTCCCCACCCTCTAACTCCTGCTCCCGGGAAGCCCCCCTGAGGCCCCCACCTCACGGCAGCCCCCAGCAGCACACGCTACAGGAGAGCTGTCAGCTATCATCACCTGCCACTTGCCTGctgtccctctcctcctcctcctcctcctcctcctcctcatcaccCTCCTCTTCAGTGTCATCAGTGGAGCAGGAGCAGGGGCAGAGCCAGGGGCCGTGTGAGGAGCGGGGCTCCATGCTGCAGGGCCGTGGGGCTGGAGGAGCAgccgggggaggaggaggagggggaggatcGGACGGGTTGGGGCTACTGATGAGTGGGGCCCTGATGTCCGGGATGCTGCATTCAGGGCCTGAAGCTGCCACTCTCCTGGACGGGGGCCAAAGATCAGGGGCGGTCCTCAAACAGGAGCCCCTGGATGACTTTTCTCCCAGCGAAGACGAACTCTTTCAGCACCACTATCATCAACACCATCACTTGAGTGGTCGCAGCGGGCAGCAACGTCAGCCTCACCACCCCTCTCGCCCCGCTATGcccccgccctaccacctgcaCCAATACCAGGGGCCCGGTCCTGGGGGTCTGCTGCACCACCAGAGCCAGCAAACAGCACCGCCCTCCTCCCTGGGACTCAAACCGACCTCTGGAGGCCCTCAGGGGTCTCACACGGAGCGGGAAGAAGTGGGAGGAGGCGCGCTGGTGGATAAGCAGGTATGTCGCTGGATCGACTGCAGCGCCGCGTACGAGCAGCAGGAGGAGCTGGTGAGGCACATCGAGAAGGTCCACATCGACCAGCGCAAAGGAGAGGATTTCACCTGTTTCTGGGCCGGCTGCATCCGCCGCTACAAGCCCTTCAACGCCCGCTACAAGCTGCTCATTCACATGAGGGTCCACTCCGGAGAGAAACCCAACAAGTGTATGGTGAGTAATCGTAATCTGTCATATTATGCACCCAACACTCACCAGAACCCATAAAAAGACAGACACCAATGGTCCGGCATATTCACAACACCCAGTATTGTTGAAAATCCCGTCATAGTCAGCTGTCTCACTTTTAATAATCATTGCTTCTTTTTGAAAGTTTTGggttgtatttattgttttctTATGAGTGTAGTTTTTCATATAATTGCAACCATCTGTTTTCTGAATTACACACAAGCACATATTTCACAAAGTCCCTCAAGAGGATTTTTCTTCAACAAGATACACGTCCATTGTGTCCAAAACTAAGACTGGACTTGCTTCAATGCTGATTACTTTtcaacaaaaacatttattttgttttggttGAGAAACAGTTATGATTATAATTCCTGTACTTTTAGTTGAACAGGTAAAAAAGAGGGTTTCTTGTCCTCTGAAGATGTGAGCTGCGGTAAATGCAGCTCTACCTCGTCAGTATAAATAGATTTGATGTAATATATTCTTTACAGGTAAGGCTCCAATTCCACAAGTCAACACTCTAATCAATGTCAAGCTGTCACTCTCCCGCGTCCCTTAGCAAATGGAAAAAGCCCTCCAACCTTAAGAAAGACTTAGTCCAAATACACAATTAGTCCACAATTTGTGTAGGCCGAAGCCATGTTTATTTTAACGAGCACTCTGTTTTTTGAGACAGGATTCAGATGCTGAAAAGCCAACACATATGGTTAACATAACCAAACAATGCCTACACTTGATCCTGTTAAATGGGAGCTTTAAATGTTTAGCTGTCCCACAAGTATTAAGTGAGTTGGCTTCCTATCCAAGCCAAACACGAGGAGAAATGCAGTAGTCTGGAGAAAGCAGCCACAGAGGGATGGTCGGTTACATTAGCTAGTCTTGCTCAATTCACGGCTTCACCCAAAGCTACTGTCAAAAGTGGTGCTCTT is a genomic window of Pseudochaenichthys georgianus chromosome 4, fPseGeo1.2, whole genome shotgun sequence containing:
- the LOC117445448 gene encoding zinc finger protein GLIS1 isoform X1, producing the protein MQNPSALFGMVSHCQTQTFSDFPGLSLSVYGSKADLCSWRAGNGGFGSQICRSPNETPTHMNCASQKRFSASEEKAHHAAKAPRSCLSLPPVQVNGAYCSEKDLDTELGDAEGTLMRCGQSLLVGGHLGGLYTQSLHCDRPTPDLILQDGPHQDTRSCSAFQRTLPGASPGSDCGTANRARSSLPYPIKQENSMGYKISNTGVHSSSQAGFQNCSGGQVLGMTRDELVGAPHVNTSASGVCTVGSAVSENAVHPFNNEDGSSPLALSPSASRHSARLLSASSLRRRCLSLASQSSAAAAAASVAASSSPSTPEEINITAIICSSSQMSMVARVNGFRSNLSPSSAGFSSSSSSSSSSSSTSPPSNSCSREAPLRPPPHGSPQQHTLQESCQLSSPATCLLSLSSSSSSSSSSSPSSSVSSVEQEQGQSQGPCEERGSMLQGRGAGGAAGGGGGGGGSDGLGLLMSGALMSGMLHSGPEAATLLDGGQRSGAVLKQEPLDDFSPSEDELFQHHYHQHHHLSGRSGQQRQPHHPSRPAMPPPYHLHQYQGPGPGGLLHHQSQQTAPPSSLGLKPTSGGPQGSHTEREEVGGGALVDKQVCRWIDCSAAYEQQEELVRHIEKVHIDQRKGEDFTCFWAGCIRRYKPFNARYKLLIHMRVHSGEKPNKCMFESCNKAFSRLENLKIHLRSHTGEKPYLCQHPGCQKAFSNSSDRAKHQRTHLDTKPYACQIPGCTKRYTDPSSLRKHVKIHSAKEQQVRRKLRPCPHLEQDVLSDCLSMQHLHSSTSSQHLYNKDGRSPGLGQDIFTGLYAGSSTPHHSASVELLPPNPSCVPSADLPSRQHRLDRDLGSPHHLSPLAAMDPRDGVSGPLLSPGMKATGTPPPPLEKQHLHPHHKPYSHYHHHQPANDEYQGSFQSCFHFGDSYRMEQTVGGVHVPADSQNYNSHQHNGFHMNTGNTGTAGFNLTQELQGGAGCQFSSSPEENIFFQVGNFDRSLSHMSSVYSET
- the LOC117445448 gene encoding zinc finger protein GLIS1 isoform X3, whose translation is MLWVNGAYCSEKDLDTELGDAEGTLMRCGQSLLVGGHLGGLYTQSLHCDRPTPDLILQDGPHQDTRSCSAFQRTLPGASPGSDCGTANRARSSLPYPIKQENSMGYKISNTGVHSSSQAGFQNCSGGQVLGMTRDELVGAPHVNTSASGVCTVGSAVSENAVHPFNNEDGSSPLALSPSASRHSARLLSASSLRRRCLSLASQSSAAAAAASVAASSSPSTPEEINITAIICSSSQMSMVARVNGFRSNLSPSSAGFSSSSSSSSSSSSTSPPSNSCSREAPLRPPPHGSPQQHTLQESCQLSSPATCLLSLSSSSSSSSSSSPSSSVSSVEQEQGQSQGPCEERGSMLQGRGAGGAAGGGGGGGGSDGLGLLMSGALMSGMLHSGPEAATLLDGGQRSGAVLKQEPLDDFSPSEDELFQHHYHQHHHLSGRSGQQRQPHHPSRPAMPPPYHLHQYQGPGPGGLLHHQSQQTAPPSSLGLKPTSGGPQGSHTEREEVGGGALVDKQVCRWIDCSAAYEQQEELVRHIEKVHIDQRKGEDFTCFWAGCIRRYKPFNARYKLLIHMRVHSGEKPNKCMFESCNKAFSRLENLKIHLRSHTGEKPYLCQHPGCQKAFSNSSDRAKHQRTHLDTKPYACQIPGCTKRYTDPSSLRKHVKIHSAKEQQVRRKLRPCPHLEQDVLSDCLSMQHLHSSTSSQHLYNKDGRSPGLGQDIFTGLYAGSSTPHHSASVELLPPNPSCVPSADLPSRQHRLDRDLGSPHHLSPLAAMDPRDGVSGPLLSPGMKATGTPPPPLEKQHLHPHHKPYSHYHHHQPANDEYQGSFQSCFHFGDSYRMEQTVGGVHVPADSQNYNSHQHNGFHMNTGNTGTAGFNLTQELQGGAGCQFSSSPEENIFFQVGNFDRSLSHMSSVYSET
- the LOC117445448 gene encoding zinc finger protein GLIS1 isoform X2, whose amino-acid sequence is MQNPSALFGMVSHCQTQTFSDFPGLSLSVYGSKADLCSWRAGNGGFGSQICRSPNETPTHMNCASQKRFSASEEKAHHAAKAPRSCLSLPPVQVNGAYCSEKDLDTELGDAEGTLMRCGQSLLVGGHLGGLYTQSLHCDRPTPDLILQDGPHQDTRSCSAFQRTLPGASPGSDCGTANRARSSLPYPIKQENSMGYKISNTGVHSSSQAGFQNCSGGQVLGMTRDELVGAPHVNTSASGVCTVGSAVSENAVHPFNNEDGSSPLALSPSASRHSARLLSASSLRRRCLSLASQSSAAAAAASVAASSSPSTPEEINITAIICSSSQMSMVARVNGFRSNLSPSSAGFSSSSSSSSSSSSTSPPSNSCSREAPLRPPPHGSPQQHTLQESCQLSSPATCLLSLSSSSSSSSSSSPSSSVSSVEQEQGQSQGPCEERGSMLQGRGAGGAAGGGGGGGGSDGLGLLMSGALMSGMLHSGPEAATLLDGGQRSGAVLKQEPLDDFSPSEDELFQHHYHQHHHLSGRSGQQRQPHHPSRPAMPPPYHLHQYQGPGPGGLLHHQSQQTAPPSSLGLKPTSGGPQGSHTEREEVGGGALVDKQVCRWIDCSAAYEQQEELVRHIEKVHIDQRKGEDFTCFWAGCIRRYKPFNARYKLLIHMRVHSGEKPNKCMFESCNKAFSRLENLKIHLRSHTGEKPYLCQHPGCQKAFSNSSDRAKHQRTHLDTKPYACQIPGCTKRYTDPSSLRKHVKIHSAKEQQLRPCPHLEQDVLSDCLSMQHLHSSTSSQHLYNKDGRSPGLGQDIFTGLYAGSSTPHHSASVELLPPNPSCVPSADLPSRQHRLDRDLGSPHHLSPLAAMDPRDGVSGPLLSPGMKATGTPPPPLEKQHLHPHHKPYSHYHHHQPANDEYQGSFQSCFHFGDSYRMEQTVGGVHVPADSQNYNSHQHNGFHMNTGNTGTAGFNLTQELQGGAGCQFSSSPEENIFFQVGNFDRSLSHMSSVYSET